A part of Magnetospirillum sp. ME-1 genomic DNA contains:
- a CDS encoding RelA/SpoT family protein produces MMRQFELVERVKSYDPAADEDAINRAYVFAMKMHGSQLRASGDPYFSHPIEVAGILTKYRLDSSSIITALLHDTIEDTPATLDDIEKLFGREIGRLVDGVTKLNRIELQSDHAKQAENLRKLVLAMSEDIRVLLVKLADRMHNMRTLHYIKNPDKRRRIAMETMEIYAPLAERIGMQGIKMELEDLAFAELHPDARGSIVARLSFLREQGGDLIGRILDELRSILDEAGIKAVVSGREKTPYSIWQKMQRKNVGFEQLSDIMAFRVAVGNVEDCYRALGVIHSKYPMVPNRFKDYISTPKPNGYRSLHTGVFGPERHRIEVQIRTSEMHEVAELGVAAHWKYKGGGGEGGSMTDGRQYRWLRELLDILEHASNPEEFLEHTKLEMFSDQVFCFTPKGDLINLPRGACPVDFAYAVHSQVGDTCVGAKVNGRIMPLRTQLNNGDQVDIITSKAQTPNPTWERFVVTGKARARIRRFIRTQQRAQYTELGRAILVRSFRQEGYEFTEKALDGVLRIFKAPSSEDLLALVGEGTLTARDVVSTVFPELKAQANRNDNVVALKARSEKPSTNKKDKAGAVPIKGLIPGMAMHFAGCCHPLPGDRIVGIVSTGKGVTIHTIDCENLEQFADQPERWLDLAWDEADSNAHVGRIDLVVTNEPGAFGAISTVIAKNMGNITNLKITNRTTDFFEMLIDIEVRDVKHLTNVIAALRATPAINSVDRARN; encoded by the coding sequence ATGATGCGCCAGTTCGAGTTGGTGGAGCGCGTCAAGTCCTACGATCCGGCTGCGGACGAGGATGCCATCAACCGCGCCTACGTCTTCGCCATGAAGATGCACGGCTCGCAGCTTCGGGCCTCGGGCGATCCCTATTTCTCCCACCCCATCGAGGTGGCGGGCATCCTCACCAAGTACCGGCTGGATTCGTCTTCCATCATCACCGCGCTGCTGCACGACACCATCGAGGACACGCCGGCCACTCTCGACGACATCGAGAAGCTGTTCGGGCGCGAGATCGGCCGTCTGGTGGACGGCGTCACCAAGCTGAACCGCATCGAGCTGCAATCGGACCACGCCAAGCAGGCCGAGAATCTGCGCAAGCTGGTGCTGGCCATGAGCGAGGACATCCGCGTCCTGCTGGTGAAATTGGCCGACCGCATGCACAACATGCGGACCCTTCACTACATCAAGAACCCCGACAAGCGCCGCCGCATCGCCATGGAGACCATGGAGATCTACGCGCCGCTGGCCGAACGCATCGGCATGCAGGGCATCAAGATGGAGCTGGAGGACCTGGCCTTCGCCGAGCTTCACCCCGACGCGCGCGGCTCCATCGTGGCGCGCCTGTCGTTCCTGCGCGAACAGGGCGGCGACCTGATCGGCCGCATCCTGGACGAATTGCGCAGCATTCTGGACGAGGCCGGCATCAAGGCGGTGGTCTCGGGCCGCGAGAAGACGCCCTATTCCATCTGGCAGAAGATGCAGAGGAAGAACGTCGGCTTCGAGCAGCTGTCCGACATCATGGCCTTCCGCGTCGCCGTGGGGAATGTCGAGGATTGCTACCGGGCGCTGGGGGTCATCCATTCCAAGTACCCCATGGTTCCCAACCGCTTCAAGGACTACATCTCGACGCCCAAGCCCAACGGTTACCGCTCCTTGCATACCGGGGTGTTCGGGCCCGAGCGTCACCGCATCGAGGTGCAGATCCGCACCAGCGAGATGCACGAGGTGGCCGAGCTGGGCGTCGCCGCCCACTGGAAGTACAAGGGCGGCGGCGGCGAAGGCGGCAGCATGACCGACGGCCGCCAGTACCGCTGGCTGCGCGAACTGCTCGACATTCTGGAACACGCCTCCAACCCCGAGGAATTCCTGGAGCACACCAAGCTGGAGATGTTCTCCGACCAGGTGTTCTGCTTCACGCCCAAGGGCGACCTGATCAATCTGCCCCGAGGCGCCTGCCCGGTGGATTTCGCCTATGCCGTCCACTCCCAGGTGGGCGATACCTGCGTCGGCGCCAAGGTCAACGGCCGCATCATGCCGTTGCGCACCCAGCTGAACAACGGCGATCAGGTCGACATCATCACGTCCAAGGCCCAGACGCCGAACCCCACCTGGGAACGCTTCGTCGTCACCGGCAAGGCCCGCGCCCGCATCCGCCGCTTCATCCGCACCCAGCAGCGCGCCCAGTATACCGAGCTGGGCCGCGCCATCCTGGTGCGCTCCTTCCGCCAGGAAGGCTATGAATTCACGGAAAAAGCCCTGGACGGCGTGCTGCGCATCTTCAAGGCGCCGTCATCCGAGGATCTGCTGGCCCTGGTGGGCGAAGGCACGCTGACCGCCCGCGACGTGGTCTCCACCGTCTTCCCCGAATTGAAGGCCCAGGCCAACCGCAACGACAACGTGGTGGCGCTGAAGGCCCGCAGCGAGAAGCCGTCCACCAACAAGAAGGACAAGGCCGGCGCGGTCCCCATCAAGGGCCTGATCCCCGGCATGGCCATGCATTTCGCCGGTTGCTGCCACCCGCTGCCCGGCGACCGCATCGTCGGCATCGTCAGCACCGGCAAGGGCGTCACCATCCACACCATCGACTGCGAGAACCTGGAGCAGTTCGCCGACCAGCCCGAGCGCTGGCTGGACCTCGCCTGGGACGAGGCCGACAGCAACGCCCATGTGGGCCGCATCGATCTGGTGGTGACCAACGAGCCCGGCGCCTTCGGCGCCATCTCCACGGTGATCGCCAAGAACATGGGCAACATCACCAATCTCAAGATCACCAACCGCACCACCGACTTCTTCGAGATGCTCATCGACATCGAAGTGCGCGACGTGAAGCACCTGACCAACGTCATCGCCGCGCTCCGCGCCACGCCGGCCATCAACTCGGTGGACCGGGCGCGGAACTAG
- a CDS encoding diguanylate cyclase domain-containing protein encodes MSDLGERITRELTTRYVAVLVVLGALALMSFVALTRMIADAEGSAELVNLAGRQRMLVQRVAFAANRLVIVEEAERAITVRLLGETLDQIEERHARLMRGDKSPPPASVMEVFTAPPWSLDRDLGVFVARGRTLLAGGSRPSATNSDLAAISAGAGGSLLRSLDELTIRFQRVSESQMDELMKLQAVTVAMAVGLLVLSAFGVFRPMVLRLQADIAERSANAARLKESEERLWRILEESPVGVSVSRRRDGRVVFANSRFTDIIGMSKEEFLGSKAREHYVDDAQRQVVLALLRRDGRLDDAEVEFRRKNGTPFWSLLTIRSLDFAGEAVNLAWIYDITERKAAEQQILLASKVLETVTEAVVITDADNRIIFVNPAFTTITEYSKDEVRGQNPSFLRSGRHDPEFYADLWRVLSETGHWEGEIWNRRKSGAFYAEWLSINALRDVSGAITHFVAVFSDITHRKEDEERIWRQANYDALTGLPNRSLFLDRLNQIVRQSKREQKRFALMFLDLDGFKAVNDTLGHAAGDVLLQQTASRMSVCVRATDTLARLAGDEFVVILDGVHGRDDPALVAGKILKVLAEPYELEAGTAHVRGSIGVALYPDDAEDGAGLIRRADAAMYAVKRRGKNNVLFAADLPSGD; translated from the coding sequence ATGTCCGATCTGGGTGAGCGGATCACGCGGGAACTGACCACACGGTATGTCGCCGTTCTGGTGGTGCTCGGCGCGCTTGCCCTGATGTCGTTCGTCGCCCTGACCCGCATGATCGCCGACGCCGAGGGCAGCGCCGAACTGGTCAACCTGGCCGGTCGCCAGCGCATGCTGGTGCAGCGGGTGGCCTTCGCCGCCAACCGCCTGGTCATCGTCGAGGAGGCGGAGCGGGCGATCACGGTGCGCCTGCTGGGCGAGACCCTGGACCAGATCGAGGAGCGGCACGCCCGTCTGATGCGTGGCGACAAGTCGCCGCCGCCGGCCTCGGTGATGGAGGTGTTCACCGCTCCCCCCTGGAGTCTCGACCGCGACCTTGGGGTCTTCGTCGCCCGTGGCCGCACCCTCTTGGCCGGGGGAAGCCGGCCGTCGGCCACCAATTCCGACCTGGCCGCCATTTCGGCGGGGGCGGGGGGCTCGTTGCTGCGGTCCCTCGATGAACTGACCATCCGCTTCCAGCGGGTCAGCGAATCCCAGATGGACGAGCTGATGAAGCTGCAGGCGGTGACGGTTGCCATGGCCGTCGGCCTGCTGGTGCTGTCGGCGTTCGGTGTCTTCCGTCCCATGGTCTTGCGGCTTCAGGCCGACATCGCCGAGCGATCCGCCAATGCGGCGCGGCTCAAGGAAAGCGAGGAGCGGCTGTGGCGAATCCTCGAGGAAAGCCCGGTCGGCGTTTCGGTGTCGCGGCGCCGCGACGGACGGGTCGTCTTCGCCAATTCCCGCTTCACCGACATCATCGGCATGAGCAAGGAGGAGTTCCTGGGCTCGAAGGCGCGGGAGCATTATGTGGACGACGCCCAGCGGCAGGTTGTTCTGGCCCTTCTGCGCCGGGACGGACGCCTGGACGACGCCGAGGTGGAGTTCCGCCGCAAGAACGGGACGCCGTTCTGGAGCCTCTTGACCATCCGTTCCCTGGACTTCGCTGGTGAGGCTGTCAATCTTGCCTGGATTTACGACATCACCGAGCGCAAGGCGGCGGAACAGCAGATCTTGCTGGCCTCCAAGGTGCTGGAGACGGTGACCGAGGCGGTGGTCATCACCGATGCCGACAACCGCATCATCTTCGTCAACCCCGCCTTCACCACCATCACCGAATATTCCAAGGACGAGGTGCGGGGCCAGAATCCCAGTTTCCTGCGTTCCGGCCGGCATGATCCCGAGTTCTATGCCGATCTGTGGCGGGTGCTCTCGGAAACCGGCCACTGGGAGGGCGAGATCTGGAACCGGCGCAAGTCGGGCGCCTTCTATGCCGAGTGGCTGTCCATCAATGCGCTGCGCGACGTCAGCGGGGCCATCACCCATTTCGTGGCGGTGTTCTCGGACATCACCCACCGCAAGGAGGACGAGGAGCGCATCTGGCGCCAGGCCAATTACGACGCGCTGACCGGCCTGCCCAACCGCTCGCTGTTCCTCGACCGTCTCAACCAGATCGTGCGCCAGTCCAAGCGGGAGCAGAAGCGCTTCGCCCTGATGTTCCTGGACCTGGACGGCTTCAAGGCGGTCAACGACACCCTGGGCCACGCTGCCGGCGACGTCTTGCTGCAGCAGACCGCGTCGCGCATGTCGGTCTGCGTGCGGGCGACCGATACCCTGGCCCGTCTGGCCGGCGACGAATTCGTGGTGATTCTGGACGGAGTGCACGGCCGCGACGATCCCGCCCTGGTGGCCGGCAAGATTTTGAAGGTCCTGGCCGAGCCCTACGAGTTGGAGGCTGGGACCGCCCATGTGCGGGGCTCCATCGGCGTGGCGCTCTATCCCGACGACGCCGAGGACGGGGCAGGCCTGATCCGGCGCGCCGATGCCGCCATGTACGCCGTCAAGCGGAGAGGCAAGAACAACGTCCTGTTCGCCGCCGACCTGCCGTCCGGGGATTGA
- a CDS encoding bacteriohemerythrin, producing the protein MTVIEWSNELKLGVPAMDAEHRQLLRLTNDFLTAAKEQAPFTRLTRIMGELIARTRIHFQAEETLLDHSGYPGLAGHRSEHARLLVDAQRLYERFTALEADAGADEAASRDLTVEAARFLQRWLVDHILAEDRPYRPYVMKLT; encoded by the coding sequence ATGACCGTCATCGAATGGAGCAACGAGCTGAAGCTGGGCGTTCCGGCCATGGATGCCGAACACCGCCAGCTCCTGCGCCTGACCAACGACTTCCTTACCGCCGCCAAGGAGCAGGCTCCGTTTACCCGCCTGACCCGCATCATGGGCGAGCTGATCGCGCGCACCCGCATCCATTTCCAGGCCGAGGAGACCCTGCTGGACCATTCCGGCTATCCCGGCCTGGCGGGACACCGGTCCGAGCATGCCCGCCTGCTGGTGGACGCCCAGCGGCTGTACGAGCGTTTCACCGCCCTGGAGGCCGACGCCGGCGCCGACGAAGCCGCCTCCCGCGACCTCACCGTGGAAGCGGCGCGGTTCCTGCAGCGCTGGCTGGTGGACCACATCCTGGCCGAGGACCGGCCCTACCGCCCCTACGTCATGAAGCTGACCTGA
- the rnc gene encoding ribonuclease III, translating into MAGAAELHAVLGHAFTRPELLSQALTHPSMQQGRRTKTSDPYERLEFLGDRVLGLVVAEMLFNRFPNEAEGALARRHAALVRREAVARVANQINLGRHLVLARGEDEAGGRTNPGILADACEAVIGALYADAGFAAAASFVRSRWEPLMEEALAPPKDSKTGLQEWAQGRGLPLPSYRILGQEGPPHEPIFLMEVSVEGVGSAVGRGASKRVAEQAAAGLLLQQVMT; encoded by the coding sequence ATGGCCGGCGCCGCCGAGCTTCACGCGGTGCTGGGCCATGCCTTCACGCGGCCCGAATTGCTGTCCCAGGCGCTGACCCATCCCAGCATGCAGCAGGGGCGGCGCACCAAGACCTCGGATCCTTACGAGCGCCTGGAATTCCTGGGCGACCGCGTCCTGGGCCTGGTGGTGGCCGAGATGCTGTTCAATCGCTTTCCCAACGAGGCCGAGGGCGCCCTGGCGCGCCGCCATGCCGCCCTGGTGCGGCGCGAAGCGGTGGCGCGCGTGGCCAACCAGATCAATCTGGGCCGCCATCTGGTGCTGGCCCGGGGCGAGGACGAGGCCGGCGGGCGGACCAATCCCGGCATCCTGGCCGACGCCTGCGAGGCGGTGATCGGGGCGCTCTACGCCGATGCCGGCTTTGCTGCTGCCGCGTCCTTCGTGCGCTCGCGCTGGGAGCCTCTGATGGAGGAGGCGCTGGCGCCGCCCAAGGATTCCAAGACCGGGCTGCAGGAATGGGCGCAGGGGCGGGGACTGCCGCTGCCCAGCTATCGCATTTTGGGTCAGGAAGGTCCGCCGCACGAGCCGATTTTCCTGATGGAGGTCAGTGTCGAGGGTGTAGGCTCGGCCGTGGGCCGCGGTGCCTCGAAACGGGTGGCGGAGCAGGCGGCAGCCGGCCTGCTGCTGCAACAGGTGATGACATGA
- a CDS encoding LabA-like NYN domain-containing protein, whose translation MQFYSAERLGLFIDGSNLYSAARALGFDIDYKKLLNLFAGKGRLIRAFYYTALMEDQEYSPIRPLVDWLDYNGYTMVTKPTKEFTDAMGRRKIKGNMDIELAIDVMEMCQYLDHVVLFSGDGDFRRLVEAVQRKGVRVSVVSTIRSQPPMVADELRRQADVFIELSDLEGQIARAQSHRDDRAYPAD comes from the coding sequence ATGCAGTTCTATTCCGCCGAACGACTCGGCCTTTTCATCGATGGTTCCAACCTTTATTCCGCCGCCCGCGCCCTGGGCTTCGACATCGACTACAAGAAGCTCCTGAACCTGTTCGCCGGCAAGGGGCGGCTGATCCGCGCCTTTTATTACACCGCCCTGATGGAGGACCAGGAATACTCCCCCATCCGCCCGCTAGTGGATTGGCTGGACTACAACGGCTACACCATGGTCACCAAGCCGACCAAGGAATTCACCGATGCCATGGGCCGGCGCAAGATCAAGGGCAACATGGATATCGAGCTGGCCATCGACGTGATGGAGATGTGCCAGTACCTGGACCATGTGGTGCTGTTTTCCGGCGATGGCGATTTCCGCCGGCTGGTGGAGGCGGTGCAAAGAAAGGGCGTGCGCGTCTCGGTGGTCAGCACCATCCGCTCGCAGCCGCCCATGGTGGCCGACGAACTGCGCCGCCAGGCCGACGTCTTCATCGAGCTGTCGGACCTGGAAGGCCAGATCGCCCGCGCCCAGTCACACCGGGATGACCGGGCCTATCCGGCGGATTGA
- a CDS encoding pyridoxine 5'-phosphate synthase, with protein sequence MTGRLRLGVNIDHVATIRNARGGRHPDPVRAAHMAAAAGADGITAHLREDRRHISDRDMERLANEITLPLNFEMAATEEMVAIALRHRPHAACIVPERREERTTEGGLDVVGQFDSLKPLVGRLLDAGIRVSMFIEANPAQLDASKALGAPVIELHTGAYCDAEGAERDREFARIKAAAAHAQAIGLECHAGHGLSYDTVKPVAAIASIMELNIGHFLVGEAIFVGLDASIRHMRRLMDEARGA encoded by the coding sequence ATGACCGGCCGCCTGCGCCTCGGCGTCAACATCGACCACGTCGCCACCATCCGCAACGCCCGCGGCGGGCGGCATCCCGATCCGGTGCGGGCTGCCCACATGGCGGCGGCGGCCGGAGCCGACGGCATCACCGCCCATCTGCGCGAGGACCGGCGCCATATCTCCGACCGCGACATGGAGCGTCTGGCCAACGAGATCACGCTGCCGCTCAATTTCGAGATGGCGGCCACCGAGGAGATGGTGGCCATCGCCCTGCGACACCGTCCGCACGCCGCCTGCATCGTTCCCGAGCGGCGCGAGGAGCGCACCACCGAGGGCGGCCTCGACGTGGTGGGGCAGTTCGACAGCCTGAAGCCGCTGGTCGGCCGCCTGCTGGACGCCGGCATCCGCGTCTCCATGTTCATCGAGGCCAATCCGGCGCAGCTTGACGCTTCCAAGGCCCTGGGCGCACCGGTGATCGAACTGCATACCGGCGCCTATTGCGACGCCGAGGGGGCCGAGCGCGACCGCGAATTCGCCCGCATCAAGGCGGCCGCCGCCCATGCCCAGGCCATCGGCCTGGAATGCCATGCCGGCCACGGTCTTTCCTACGACACGGTCAAGCCGGTGGCGGCCATTGCCTCCATCATGGAGCTGAATATCGGCCATTTCCTGGTGGGCGAGGCCATCTTCGTCGGCCTCGACGCCTCCATCCGCCACATGCGCCGCCTGATGGACGAGGCGAGGGGGGCTTGA
- the lepB gene encoding signal peptidase I produces MSKGKSGGMGETIRTIVYAMLIAGGVRTLAFEPFNIPSGSMIPSLLIGDYLFVSKYAYGYSRYSMPFGIGPGGGRIMERAPERGDVIVFKKPPENKIDYIKRVVGLPGERIQVKAGILHINGVAVERKRIEDFVERDRDGNILRAPQYIETLPNGRKHKIIEFLGDNGPADNTMEYVVPAGHYFMMGDNRDNSADSRFLSEVGYVPAENFVGRAEILFFSGDGSAALWEVWRWPWAIRYSRLLQGIE; encoded by the coding sequence ATGTCTAAAGGCAAGTCGGGCGGAATGGGCGAGACGATCCGCACCATCGTCTACGCCATGCTGATCGCCGGAGGTGTCCGCACCCTGGCCTTCGAGCCCTTCAACATTCCGTCGGGATCCATGATCCCCAGCCTGCTGATCGGCGACTACCTGTTCGTCTCCAAATACGCCTACGGCTATTCCCGCTATTCCATGCCGTTCGGCATCGGGCCGGGCGGCGGCCGGATCATGGAGCGGGCGCCTGAGCGCGGCGACGTCATCGTCTTCAAGAAGCCGCCCGAGAACAAGATCGACTACATCAAGCGGGTGGTGGGCCTGCCCGGCGAGCGCATCCAGGTGAAGGCCGGCATCCTGCACATCAACGGCGTCGCCGTGGAAAGGAAGCGGATCGAGGATTTCGTCGAGCGCGATCGTGACGGCAACATCCTGCGCGCGCCGCAATACATCGAGACGCTGCCCAACGGACGCAAGCACAAGATCATCGAATTCCTGGGCGACAACGGCCCCGCCGACAACACCATGGAATACGTGGTGCCGGCCGGGCATTACTTCATGATGGGCGACAACCGCGACAATTCGGCGGATTCGCGCTTCCTGTCCGAGGTGGGCTACGTGCCGGCCGAGAATTTCGTAGGCCGGGCCGAGATCCTGTTCTTCTCGGGCGACGGCAGCGCGGCGCTGTGGGAAGTGTGGCGCTGGCCCTGGGCCATCCGCTATTCCCGCCTGCTGCAGGGGATCGAGTAG
- a CDS encoding uracil-DNA glycosylase, whose translation MNHPTPEPDCGLCPRLAEFRHANRAQYPGWHHDPVPSFGDLNARLLVVGLAPGLKGANRTGRPFTGDYAGDLLYATLVKYGLARGEYRQSADDGLELVDCRITNAARCVPPANKPLPTEFAACRPFLAAEIKAMPNLKGIFCLGRESHQQVLSTLSLRQAAHPFGHGRLHALPGGLVLGDSYHCSRYNTNTGRLTEAMFHQALEALLAALR comes from the coding sequence ATGAACCACCCCACCCCCGAGCCTGATTGCGGCCTGTGCCCACGGCTGGCCGAGTTCCGCCATGCCAATCGCGCCCAGTATCCCGGCTGGCATCACGATCCGGTGCCGTCCTTCGGCGATCTGAACGCCCGGCTGCTGGTGGTGGGCCTCGCCCCCGGCCTCAAGGGCGCCAACCGCACGGGACGGCCCTTCACCGGCGATTACGCCGGCGATCTGCTCTACGCCACCTTGGTCAAGTACGGACTGGCGCGGGGCGAATACCGGCAATCGGCCGATGACGGGCTGGAACTGGTGGACTGCCGCATCACCAACGCGGCGCGCTGCGTGCCGCCCGCCAACAAGCCCCTGCCCACCGAATTCGCCGCCTGCCGCCCCTTCCTGGCCGCCGAGATCAAGGCCATGCCCAACCTCAAGGGCATCTTCTGCCTGGGCCGGGAATCGCACCAGCAGGTGCTGTCCACCCTGTCCCTGCGCCAGGCCGCCCACCCCTTCGGCCATGGGCGCCTCCACGCCCTGCCCGGCGGTCTGGTGCTGGGCGACAGCTATCACTGCTCGCGCTACAACACCAATACCGGCCGCCTGACCGAAGCCATGTTCCATCAGGCCCTGGAAGCCCTGCTGGCGGCGCTGCGTTAA
- a CDS encoding nuclear transport factor 2 family protein, whose amino-acid sequence MDIDGFMQGYKTAWESRDPAKFAALFHPDGRYHNTPFQVQTGAAELAEYWKRVQLQEDVQVEYQILTRQDGGGVAHWHVTYQVASEELFQIWAKSTGTGLPNRKPGDPLPRMVLDGILQASFAGGLCREARIWWHSMPQAN is encoded by the coding sequence ATGGACATCGACGGCTTCATGCAGGGATACAAGACGGCCTGGGAAAGCCGGGACCCGGCCAAATTCGCCGCCCTTTTCCACCCCGACGGGCGCTACCACAACACGCCCTTCCAGGTTCAGACCGGCGCCGCCGAACTGGCCGAGTACTGGAAGCGGGTGCAGCTTCAAGAAGACGTCCAGGTCGAATACCAGATCCTGACCCGCCAGGATGGCGGCGGCGTGGCCCACTGGCACGTCACCTATCAGGTGGCCTCCGAGGAACTGTTCCAGATCTGGGCCAAGTCCACCGGCACCGGCCTGCCCAACCGCAAGCCCGGCGATCCGCTGCCCCGCATGGTGCTGGACGGCATCCTCCAGGCCAGCTTCGCCGGCGGATTGTGCCGCGAGGCGCGCATTTGGTGGCACAGCATGCCGCAGGCGAATTAA
- a CDS encoding bacteriohemerythrin, which translates to MVDTTWQQKFEIGHPRIDFEHRIFLDLIAQFADQAESGAPAKRLLRTCAELYKYADFHFFSEEGLMEEIEWPETAAHKALHRDLLKQLQDYIDSVALDQVRTSEMIGFLLQWFTSHTAAEDRKLARALPSSMPYKAAV; encoded by the coding sequence ATGGTAGACACCACCTGGCAGCAGAAATTCGAGATCGGCCATCCCCGGATCGATTTTGAGCACCGGATATTCCTGGATCTCATCGCCCAATTCGCCGATCAGGCGGAATCCGGCGCGCCGGCCAAGCGGCTGCTCCGCACCTGTGCCGAGCTCTACAAATACGCCGATTTCCATTTCTTCAGCGAGGAAGGGTTGATGGAGGAGATCGAGTGGCCGGAAACCGCCGCCCACAAGGCGCTGCATCGCGACCTGCTGAAGCAGTTGCAGGATTATATCGATTCCGTGGCGCTGGATCAGGTCCGCACCAGCGAGATGATCGGCTTCCTGCTCCAGTGGTTCACCAGCCACACCGCCGCCGAGGACCGCAAGCTGGCCCGGGCCCTGCCCTCATCCATGCCCTACAAGGCGGCGGTCTGA
- the acpS gene encoding holo-ACP synthase produces MIIGLGNDLVDIRRIEDSLERFGERFIAKVFTESERATAERRVGKARSGAYAKRFAAKEALVKALGKDGVGWRDIEVTNDGTGRPVLCLSGGAAALLARRIPAGMQARLHLTLSDEYPLAQAVVIIEALPA; encoded by the coding sequence ATGATCATCGGCCTGGGCAACGATCTGGTGGATATCCGCCGTATCGAGGACAGCCTCGAGCGGTTCGGCGAGCGTTTCATCGCCAAGGTCTTCACCGAGTCGGAAAGGGCCACCGCCGAGCGGCGGGTGGGAAAGGCCCGCTCCGGTGCCTACGCCAAGCGCTTCGCCGCCAAGGAGGCGCTGGTCAAGGCGCTGGGAAAGGACGGCGTCGGCTGGCGCGACATCGAGGTGACCAACGACGGGACGGGGCGGCCGGTGCTCTGCTTAAGTGGCGGAGCGGCGGCGCTTCTGGCCCGGCGGATTCCGGCCGGGATGCAGGCCCGGCTGCACCTTACGCTCTCCGATGAATATCCATTGGCCCAGGCCGTGGTGATCATCGAAGCCCTGCCTGCTTGA
- the rpoZ gene encoding DNA-directed RNA polymerase subunit omega produces MARVTVEDCVLKVPNRFELVLMAGQRARDISAGAKLTVERDNDKNPVVALREIADDTVPLDGLQNALIQNLQKHVEVDEPEEDEMEGFIPDRDMAFETVANEDEMIEDGMSINDTGADFDVDSGDE; encoded by the coding sequence ATGGCGCGCGTTACGGTTGAAGACTGTGTACTGAAGGTTCCGAACCGCTTCGAGCTGGTGCTGATGGCCGGCCAGCGGGCGCGGGACATCTCCGCCGGGGCCAAGCTGACGGTGGAGCGCGACAACGACAAGAACCCGGTCGTGGCTCTGCGCGAGATCGCCGACGACACCGTTCCGCTGGACGGCCTGCAGAACGCCCTGATCCAGAACCTCCAGAAGCACGTCGAAGTGGACGAGCCGGAAGAGGACGAGATGGAGGGCTTCATCCCCGACCGCGACATGGCCTTCGAGACCGTCGCCAACGAGGACGAGATGATCGAGGACGGCATGTCCATCAACGACACCGGCGCCGATTTCGACGTGGACTCGGGCGACGAGTAA